AACAAGCTTGGAGGTAAGACCGACACATCTCTGTCATCTTCTGTTAAACTTTCATTTCTGGTTTCTCCTCTCATTCCTTCTAATTTTTTTGGCACTCATCCACTGCACaaaatgcacacatttacaaataatatcgatgttaaaaatgttgtgcaggaagtttgtgttttacaggagatgaaaaggaaaataaaaaactgataaCATCAAAAGACACAGAATTGGTTACAATaggagaagaaacaaaaaagacagaaatgacaaaGCATTATGTCTAAACAGGGAATAGTGTTAGGGATATGTTCTATGATTGACtttgtgtgaaaatataattgcaATGGTTATGCAGGATGGCAATGATATAAAACACTCTGGAATGCCCCCTTCAGAATGGATGAAAGCCATTATAGTTTtcgagtggcctagtcaaagtctggatttaaatcttatttaaacATTGTAGCATTAATCACAAGCCATTCATGCTTGAAAACTCTCCAATTAAGAATGATTCTGCAGACCAGATTGTGCCAAAGTTCCTTCATAGCAATATTAAAGATCCATTGACAGTTGTTGCTCTCTTATTCTATGTAacatcttttttcttatttattttgtacaaattaatttacactttgtcattaaactgtttttttgtttgtttttttttggtaaggATTTTTTGTCATAATATCCATATTTTGCTGATCATGacagatttgtaaaagcaataaaatggtaaaacatCCATTGTTGTGAATAGTTCTTAGAATAGCAAAACTCTTTATTGTCCCACATTGGGGAAATTTAGGCATAGCAATGGTAAGGTACGTTTTAAACGCACCGTATGTCAAGATATTGAATTCTACTTAGTTTTATGACAACTTACAGTTCTGTGCAAACAAATCCTAATTTGAGTTTTGTGAGAAGGTAATTCATATCAATTCAAACGGGTCCTGCATGCCGGAGACAGATCAAGAAATGCTTACAGGCAGCTTGTATTGCTTCCACTCGTGACTTCTTTGCTCCTAATGTTGACTCAGCCGGTCGGTCACCTGATGCTGAACAGcttgtttgtttcacttttatttgaCTTGGTCATTAAATTGCTTAGAAGCCAAATTTCAGTTccatttttcaattttgttccAGTCCCACATTCTAAGCTGtgacttttcaacaaaataaagaaaatctattcTTCAAAACCTCCTTCACAGTCAGGTCAAAGAGAGCTGAAAAATCTTTCATCCATATTAGAAAGAGAAGCAGATATAAAGAGgaatttctgtttgtttccagtCTGTTGAATGAACAATGTTTCTACTTCTGTTTTCGGCTCTCAGATGTGAAGTTTGAGATCGACCTGCCCAAGAAGCTGGTTTGGATTGAGTCAGACAAGGATGTGGATGTTCTCATGGAGACGCTGAAGAAATGTGGAAAGGAAGTCAAGTATAACGGCACTAAATGAAGGAGTCTGCTTCCTATGTTTAACAGGTGACACTATGCTGACAATAGAGTTAAAGTCCATGTTCATGTTAATGATTGCTGTAAAGACCTTTAGCTTTTTCTTGATGCGTTTGTGAATTAAAACATAGTCTGCAAAAGATCTGCAtacatttaatgtttctgaAACTGTTTAAACTGTATTCATTACTTAAAAGTGAAATGTTGAATTATGCTTTGTTTTAGGAAACCCTGCTGCTGTAAAGTGAAGAATTAAGCTAGACTTGAAATCAATTACCAGGAGACCCCAAAGATGCCACGCCTCATCAACCCATATGCTTGGAAAAGACCTGGGAGGCCAGCTCTCTCAGATTGAGCTCCCCCATTTCAAGTTGACAGTTGGCAAATAGCTCTTGGTGGAGGATGTTATCATGCATTTAggtttggaaaaaagaaaaaaaaacttctaattTCTGTCCTGGATTGATTGTTGGATGTTTTTGTGGTGGtataaaattttgtatttgaaatCCTGTTCTTTATCCAATTTGCTATAATTTTCACGTTGTGTTTTGGGCCTTAGTGTAAGAGCCAGAGTGGGACACCCCCTGCAGTTTGGAAGACTTTCAGTTGAAGCTTAAAGAATGTCTGTTACTGTTTGTGGTGAACATTCTCTTAAACCTGCTAAACGATCCAGATAGTCTTCCTTCAGAGCAGTTCAAGAACATTCCCTGtaagtgttttaaataaaatgaactgttGCTCCTTTTGCTTTTACATTGACTCAGTATTATTGACAGCAAATGTTATCCGACACTGCTTCGTGGATAATATCTATAGTTATAATTTGGGGTGGAAAGATAACCATGTTTTACCGTTTAAGGACTACCACTTTTTTACACTACAAGTCATCAGACATTGTATAAATCATAATCATGTAGATTCGATTACTGGCATCTGTGTATCTGTGTTTATATTACCACCTTCCTTCTcctgaagtaaataaatttgattCTCAGACTGTCATATTCACGCacaatggaaataaaatcaattatgtGTCAAACCTGTCCCTGTATTTTATTAGATCTATGCTAACCACTACTTTTGGAGTGAAAGCAGTTTTCTCAGGTTTTTTCAGGACAGACGTGTTGCCATTTACATAcagtttgacttgttttaattttatgattttttcattatgtttgcACTGAACCTAACCTTAGGAGACGTTTATCAAGCTAAGGTGTCATCTTGAATCTACATTTCAACCACCAGGAGGCACTGTGGGACAAATATGCTTCaagtgtgggaaatgttttaatgaaagaatGCCTCCCACTTCAgatgtttgagtttttctgaAGTGGACAGAGATTGGTTGCGGAGGGAAACCAGTGTTCTATATAAATCAATCCAGAGGTTTGCCAAATTCATAAAACATGTCTGAGGTAAAACCCTGTAAAACATGTTAACTTGATTCTTTCAAGATAAACTGCATTATTTAACACCTCTAAGCTAATGTCTGTATATATCACATTGATATGGAAGTTTATATGTGGAAGATACAGTatcctaaatttaaaaaataagccaGAGAATGGTTTAGATCCCACTACAAATATTGCAATTTATGTATCACACAGAAGAATTTGAACAGCACCTTTTTCAGTGAGAGCCActcaatatgaaaaaataatacagaagATCCAACCATGGTGTCCATAGACAGGATGAACGGGGCAATCAAATCCAGATCCAGGCCTTTTCATAAAAGACAATATCAGCACTGATGAAGGATTCAGCAGAAGAATAAAAGTCCAAATAAAGTGCAGTACTGTATGGTTCTGCTATTTAAATAGATGATCACGCTGTTTGCACAGACAGCCAAGGAAAAGAACAGATTAGAGGGTGTAACCTTAAAAAGCAATAAGATacgtgttttgtgtgtgtgtgttttttttatgtgtgcaCCTGGCAGAGGTGGATTTCCTTCTCTTTGTCActattttaactgttttctttttttgaaagcaTTAATATTGCTTATCAGGACCtctttcagaggtttttataaAGTTCATttaagtttatggttgtaatgtgaaaaagtgtgaaaaattcAAGGACGGACGTGagggatttttgtttgtttggttttttgaaAGGCACTGGATATTTAGTGTGCTAGACATTTTAAGCTGCTTTGTATCAAGCACATCTTGTAAGTATTTCACATACAATTAATGCTGAAATTGATAAATAAAGT
This Xiphophorus hellerii strain 12219 chromosome 23, Xiphophorus_hellerii-4.1, whole genome shotgun sequence DNA region includes the following protein-coding sequences:
- the atox1 gene encoding copper transport protein ATOX1, which translates into the protein MTKHEFEVAMTCEGCSGAVTRILNKLGDVKFEIDLPKKLVWIESDKDVDVLMETLKKCGKEVKYNGTK